The following are from one region of the Anguilla rostrata isolate EN2019 chromosome 7, ASM1855537v3, whole genome shotgun sequence genome:
- the znf330 gene encoding zinc finger protein 330 has protein sequence MPKKKTGARKKAENRKEREKQSRANREHVDVAKHPCNSAMECDKCLRRQKTRAFCYFCSSVQKLPMCAQCGKTKCMKSSDCVIKHPGVHSTGMGMVGAVCDFCEAWVCHGAKCLNTHACTCPLSDADCIECDRCVWDHGGRIFRCSFCHNFLCEDDQFEHQASCQVLEAETYKCISCNRLGQHSCLRCKACYCDDHARSKVFKQEKGKSLPCPKCGHETQETKDLSMSTRNLKFGRQSCADDGGGASGYHAYWKNLASGGGADEQEEEYGAGDDDYDEEDDDDEEEDEEEEADAEAAGPFAALSLGNSPYGE, from the exons ATGCCAAAAAAGAAGACGGGAGCACGCAAGAAAGCTGAAAACCGGAAGGAAAGGGAGAAACAGAGTCGTGCTAACAGGGAGCATGTCGATGTGGCCAAACACCCATGCAACTCTGCCATG GAGTGTGACAAGTGCCTGAG ACGTCAGAAGACCAGAGCGTTCTGCTACTTCTGTTCTTCTGTACAGAAGCTGCCCATGTGTGCGCAGTGTG gaaaaacaaagtgTATGAAGTCTTCTGACTGTGTAATCAAGCACCCAGGGGTCCACAGCACCGGAATGGGCATGGTG GGGGCGGTGTGTGATTTTTGTGAGGCCTGGGTCTGCCACGGAGCGAAGTGTCTgaacacacatgcctgcacgTGCCCGCTGTCGGACGCGGACTGCATCGAGTGTGACCGCTGCGTCTGGGATCACG GCGGCCGGATATTTCGCTGCTCCTTCTGCCATAACTTCCTGTGTGAAGACGATCAGTTTGAGCATCAGGCCAGCTGCCAGGTTCTGGAGGCGGAAACATACAAGT GTATTTCCTGTAATCGTCTTGGCCAGCACTCTTGCCTCCGCTGCAAG GCCTGCTACTGTGACGATCACGCCAGGAGTAAAGTGTTTAAGCAGGAGAAGGGGAAGTCTCTCCCCTGCCCCAAGTGTGGGCACGAAACGCAGGAAACTAAGGACCTCAGCATGTCCA cccgcaaTCTGAAGTTTGGTCGGCAGAGCTGCGCAGACgatgggggcggagcttcgGGGTACCACGCCTACTGGAAAAACCTGGCATCAGGAGGAGGGGCTGACGAGCAGGAGGAAGAGTACGGGGCGGGAGACGACGACTACGATgaggaggacgacgacgacgaagaggaagatgaggaggaagaggcggaCGCAGAGGCGGCTGGGCCCTTCGCCGCCCTCAGCCTGGGAAACTCTCCGTACGGAGAGTGA